Sequence from the Gemmatimonadota bacterium genome:
AATCGCAACGTCAACATGATCCGCCAGGCATTCGAGGAGGAGCTCGGCTTCTCCCCGCCCGACATCTACCGCCAGCAGGTCCGCGCGCTCCTCGAACGCCACGGCGAGGGCGGCCGCGGCAACACCCAGGGCCGGGTGCGCCAGTCGGGGCGCGTCTTCGGCAACATCGACGGCATCAAGTTCCTCACCCACTCGGGTGGCTGCGGCGGCACGCGCGAGGACTCGCGCAATCTCTGCGGACTGCTCGCCGGGTACCTGCACCATCCGAATGTCGCCGGCGCGACGGTGCTCTCGCTGGGCTGCCAGCACGCGCAGGGTGACCTCCTCCGCGAAGAGATCGCCAAGCGGACCCCCCATTTCGACAAGCCGCTTTTCTTCTTCGAGCAGCAGGGGCAGGCATCCGAGCTGGCGATGCTCACCGCCGCGATCGAGCAGACCTTCTACGGCCTGGTGGAAGCGGATCAGGTCATCCGATCGCAGGCGCCGCTCTCGAAGCTCACCGTCGGCCTCAAGTGCGGTGGCTCCGACGGCTTCTCCGGCATCACCGCGAATCCGGCGGTGGGCCATGCGGCCGACCTGCTCGCCGCACTCGGCGGCACGACACTGCTCGCCGAGTTCCCGGAACTCTGCGGCGTGGAGCAGGAGTTGATCGACCGCTGCACCGAACCGCGCCACGCCGAGCGGTTCATGCACTTGATGAGCGCCTACAACGCGCGCGCACAGGCCGTGGGCTCCGGGTTCGACATGAATCCGTCTCCCGGCAACATCAAGGACGGATTGATCACCGATGCGATGAAGTCCGCCGGTGCGGCACGGAAGGGCGGTAGTTCCCCCGTGACCGACGTTCTCGATTACCCGGAGTATGCCACGACCCCCGGGCTCAATCTTCTCTGCACCCCGGGCAACGACGTGGAAGCGACCACGGCGCAAGTCGGCGCGGGGGCCACCGTGGTGCTCTTCACCACCGGCCTCGGCACGCCGACCGGCAACCCAATCGCCCCGGTGGTCAAGCTCGCCACCAACACGGCACTGGCTACGCGAATGGCCGACCTGATCGACATCGACTGTGGTCGCATTCTCTCCGGCGACACCACCATCGCGGGGATGGGCGAGGAAATTCTCGAGTTGATCATCGCCGTGGCGAGCGGGCAGCTGACGCGTGCCGAGGAGCTGGGGCAGGACGATTTCATTCCCTGGAAGCGCGGAGTGTCTCTGTGAGTGCGGCGAAGTTTCGGCTCGACGGCAAGACGGCGGTGGTCACCGGCGCGGGCAGCGGGATCGGTCTCGCGATTGCGCGCACCTTCGCCGCGGCCGGGGCGAATGTCCACCTGGTCGACATCTCGGCGGAGGCGGTGCAATCCGCGGCCCACGAGCTGGTCAGCGGTGGGGCGACGGCCTGGGCGCACCCCTGCGACGTCAGCAGTCATGACGACGTCGCGCGGGTCTTCGCTGATATCCACAAGCGCGGCCCGGTGCAGCGACTGGTGAATTCGGCCGGTGTCGCGCATATCGGCAACCTGGCCAACACCCCCGAGGAGGACTTCGACCGCCTCTTCCGGGTCAACGTGAAGGGGAGTTTCCTCTGCATGCAGGCCGTGATCGACGAGATGCAGGCCGCCGGCGAGGGAGCGATCGTCAACATCGCCTCGGTGGCGGCGACGGTGGGCATTGCCGATCGCTTTGCCTACTCGATGACCAAGGGCGCGGTCGTGTCGATGACGCTCTCAGTGGCGAAGGACTACGCCAAGCACGGCATCCGGTGCAACGCGATTTCGCCTGCGCGAGTGCACACCCCGTTTGTCGACGGCTTCCTCGCGAGGACCTATCCCGGCCGCGAGGCGGAGATGTTCGCCAAGCTCGCGGCCACGCAACCGATCGGCCGGATGGGCCGCCCCGAGGAAGTCGCCGACCTGGCGCTCTTCCTCTGTTCGGACGAGGCGTCGTTCATCACCGGCAGCGACTATCCGCTCGACGGCGGCTTCATCCGCCTCAACAGTTGAGCTTCGGAGTGCCAGCATGAAGTTGATTCGCGTGGGCCTGCCAGGTGAGGAGCGGCCCGGTGTCCTCGCCGCCGATGGCAGCCGCATCGATTGCAGCGCCCTTGGGGAGGATTGGGACGAGCGCTTCTTCGGACACGGCGGTCTCCCTCGGCTTGCCGCCTGGCTCGAGACGCATGGCGCCAGCGCGCCACGCTTCGACCCCGGCGAGCGCCTCGGTTCCTGCGTGGCCCGGCCGTCGAAGATCATCTGCATCGGAATGAACTACCGGCTGCATGCCAAGGAGATTGGTGCGCCGGAGCCGACCGAGCCGATCATCTTCCTCAAGGCCACCACGGCACTCTGTGGTCCGAATGATGAGGTGATGATTCCGCGCGGCTCGCAAAAGACCGACTGGGAGGTGGAGCTCGCCGTCGTGATCGGGAGCACCGCCCGCTACGTGAGCGAGGTCGACGCCATGTGCCACGTGGCCGGCTTCGTCCTCCACAACGATTACAGCGAGCGCGAGTATCAGATGGAGCGCGGCGGGCAGTGGGTCAAGGGGAAAAGCTGCGACACCTTCGCGCCGCTCGGGCCCTTCCTGGCCACGCGCGACGAGATCGCCGATCCTCACGCGCTGCGCCTCTGGCTGAAGGTCAATGGCGAGACGCTGCAGGACAGCAACACCAACGACCTGATCTTCAACATCCCGACGATCGTCTCCTACCTCTCGCAGTTCATGACGCTGCTGCCGGGCGACGTGATCTCAACCGGCACACCCGCCGGGGTCGGCCTCGGCTTCAAGCCGCCGCGCTACCTCAAGCCTGGCGACGTGGTCGAACTCGGCATCGACGGCCTCGGGAGCTCGAGTCAGCGCGCCGTGGCCTACCCCGGGACGCCGAGCGCCTGATGCTCAGAATCGATGCCCACCAGCACTTCTGGCAGTACGATCCGGTGCGTGACGCCTGGATCAACGACGGCATGGCGGTGTTGCGCCAGGACTTCCTCCCCGCCGACCTCGGCCCGCTGCTCGCCGCCAATGGCATCGACGGCTGCGTGGCCGTCCAGGCCGACCAGTCGGAACGCGAGACGCAGTTTCTCCTCGATCTGGCCCGCGACTTTCCCTTCATCCGCGGCGTCGTGGGATGGGTGGATCTCCGCTCGCCGCAGGTCGGTGATCGCCTGGCGCACTTTGCCGCCGACCGGCGCTTTCGTGGCGTGCGCCACCTGGTCCAGGGCGAACCGGATGACGCCTTCCTGCTCCAGCCCGACGTGGTGCGCGGCATCGGAGCCCTGACGCCGCTCGGCCTGACCTACGATCTCTTGCTGGTGCCTCGGCAGCTCCGCGCCGCCACCCTGCTTGCCGCCATGCTGCCCGACCAGCGCTTCGTCCTCGATCACCTGGCCAAGCCGCCGATCAAGGAGGGGCTGCTCGAGCCGTGGGCCTGTGACCTTGGCGCACTCGCGCTCCACGAGAATGTGTACTGCAAGCTCTCCGGGCTGATCACCGAGGCCGACTGGGGGTCCTGGAAGCCTGCGCAGTTGCGGCAATACCTCGACGTCGTGGTGGAGTCGTTCGGCGTCGATCGGCTGATGTGGGGCTCGGATTGGCCGGTCTGCCTGCTGGCCGGGAGCTACCACGAGGTGCGCGAGGTGATCGCGGAGTACCTGGTGCGGTTCAGCGTGGATGAGCGGAGTGCGATCTTCGGCGGCAACGCCGCGACCTTCTACGGTCTCGAGGGGTAGCCAGTGGATTTGGGACTCGGCGGCAAGGTCGTGGTGGTAACGGGCGGCGCCAAGGGGATCGGCGCGGCGATCGTTCGCGCGGCGGCGGCCGAGGGGATGATCACGGTGATCGTGGATCGTGACGCGGCCGCGGGCGCGGAGCTCGCCGCCGCACTGCGGAGCACCGGCCACACCGTCGAGGTCGTCACGGCTGCGCTCGACGAGGCCGAGGCGTGCGCCGAGGTGGTGGCGACGGTGATGGTGCGTTGCGGCCGGATCGACGCGCTGGTCAACAATGCCGGGGTGAACGATGGGGTGGGACTGGCAAATGGATCGCCCGCAGCGTTTGCTGCCTCGCTGGAGCGCAATCTCTCGCACTACTATGCCATGGCC
This genomic interval carries:
- a CDS encoding altronate dehydratase translates to MPDRVLRVHPDDNVLVALVPLAAGDHVRHADGELVLTTQVSPKHKFTTTARAVGDPIVMYGILVGKAVAPIAAGEAITTGNVRHAAAEMHAATGARPYTPPDVTAWRQRTFLGYHRADGQVGTRNHWLVIPLVFCENRNVNMIRQAFEEELGFSPPDIYRQQVRALLERHGEGGRGNTQGRVRQSGRVFGNIDGIKFLTHSGGCGGTREDSRNLCGLLAGYLHHPNVAGATVLSLGCQHAQGDLLREEIAKRTPHFDKPLFFFEQQGQASELAMLTAAIEQTFYGLVEADQVIRSQAPLSKLTVGLKCGGSDGFSGITANPAVGHAADLLAALGGTTLLAEFPELCGVEQELIDRCTEPRHAERFMHLMSAYNARAQAVGSGFDMNPSPGNIKDGLITDAMKSAGAARKGGSSPVTDVLDYPEYATTPGLNLLCTPGNDVEATTAQVGAGATVVLFTTGLGTPTGNPIAPVVKLATNTALATRMADLIDIDCGRILSGDTTIAGMGEEILELIIAVASGQLTRAEELGQDDFIPWKRGVSL
- a CDS encoding SDR family oxidoreductase, with amino-acid sequence MSAAKFRLDGKTAVVTGAGSGIGLAIARTFAAAGANVHLVDISAEAVQSAAHELVSGGATAWAHPCDVSSHDDVARVFADIHKRGPVQRLVNSAGVAHIGNLANTPEEDFDRLFRVNVKGSFLCMQAVIDEMQAAGEGAIVNIASVAATVGIADRFAYSMTKGAVVSMTLSVAKDYAKHGIRCNAISPARVHTPFVDGFLARTYPGREAEMFAKLAATQPIGRMGRPEEVADLALFLCSDEASFITGSDYPLDGGFIRLNS
- a CDS encoding fumarylacetoacetate hydrolase family protein, encoding MKLIRVGLPGEERPGVLAADGSRIDCSALGEDWDERFFGHGGLPRLAAWLETHGASAPRFDPGERLGSCVARPSKIICIGMNYRLHAKEIGAPEPTEPIIFLKATTALCGPNDEVMIPRGSQKTDWEVELAVVIGSTARYVSEVDAMCHVAGFVLHNDYSEREYQMERGGQWVKGKSCDTFAPLGPFLATRDEIADPHALRLWLKVNGETLQDSNTNDLIFNIPTIVSYLSQFMTLLPGDVISTGTPAGVGLGFKPPRYLKPGDVVELGIDGLGSSSQRAVAYPGTPSA
- a CDS encoding amidohydrolase family protein, whose translation is MLRIDAHQHFWQYDPVRDAWINDGMAVLRQDFLPADLGPLLAANGIDGCVAVQADQSERETQFLLDLARDFPFIRGVVGWVDLRSPQVGDRLAHFAADRRFRGVRHLVQGEPDDAFLLQPDVVRGIGALTPLGLTYDLLLVPRQLRAATLLAAMLPDQRFVLDHLAKPPIKEGLLEPWACDLGALALHENVYCKLSGLITEADWGSWKPAQLRQYLDVVVESFGVDRLMWGSDWPVCLLAGSYHEVREVIAEYLVRFSVDERSAIFGGNAATFYGLEG